The proteins below are encoded in one region of Candidatus Cloacimonadota bacterium:
- a CDS encoding four helix bundle protein — MMKEKVSKKFDLLDRLIQYSVRIIKVSEQLPNTLSGKHIALQILRSGTSVAANYGEAQSAESRADFIHKLKLSLKELRETDVWLKIIKEADLIQSASKLTLLLKETDELISIIFKSIDTARKNNE; from the coding sequence ATGATGAAGGAAAAAGTAAGTAAAAAGTTTGATTTGCTTGATAGATTAATTCAGTACTCGGTAAGAATTATCAAGGTCTCTGAGCAATTACCAAATACTCTATCTGGGAAACATATTGCATTACAGATTTTGAGAAGTGGTACTTCTGTAGCTGCCAATTATGGAGAAGCTCAGAGTGCTGAATCTCGTGCTGACTTTATACATAAATTAAAACTATCTCTTAAGGAACTTCGAGAAACTGATGTTTGGCTTAAAATAATTAAAGAAGCTGATTTAATTCAATCCGCATCAAAATTAACTTTGCTCCTAAAAGAGACTGATGAGTTAATTTCGATTATATTCAAGAGTATAGATACAGCAAGAAAGAATAATGAGTAA
- the pgsC gene encoding poly-gamma-glutamate biosynthesis protein PgsC: MFEVAVGLGVLTSLFFLETFGVAAGGIVVCGYIAMYLHEPLTILVTLAISFAVFGIVKFLGMFMFMYGRRRMVISVLLGFIIGWLVRSLGLFSYIPGDQVVHVIGYIIPGLIANSMERQGIIQTVSVMGVAAVVVRLILILVFGGQLIG, translated from the coding sequence ATGTTTGAAGTAGCTGTAGGTTTAGGCGTATTAACGAGTCTCTTCTTTCTTGAAACCTTTGGCGTTGCTGCTGGCGGTATTGTCGTCTGCGGTTATATTGCGATGTATCTACATGAACCTTTGACCATTCTTGTAACACTCGCAATTAGTTTTGCTGTATTTGGTATTGTGAAATTCCTCGGAATGTTCATGTTCATGTATGGACGTCGAAGGATGGTCATCTCCGTATTACTCGGATTTATAATTGGCTGGCTGGTTCGTTCTCTTGGTCTGTTTTCCTATATTCCTGGTGATCAGGTTGTTCATGTTATCGGTTACATCATACCGGGATTGATTGCAAATTCTATGGAACGACAGGGCATTATCCAGACGGTATCGGTCATGGGTGTCGCTGCGGTTGTTGTTCGTTTGATACTTATTTTGGTCTTTGGCGGACAACTTATTGGATGA
- the pgsB gene encoding poly-gamma-glutamate synthase PgsB: MYILIIGLLAVIIFSAFEYYTHLRYRKKIPLVIHINGTRGKSSVTRLIAAGLREGGKRTIAKTTGSAPRVIMEDGSEIPIQRPRGANIREQVKITRFAAKRSADALVLECMAVMPEYQWITEQMMVKADIGVITNIRLDHLDVMGPGIKNVTYSICNTIPKNSLAYTSERKLYPHMKHFADRKGTKLELSDPDVVSDAELNDFAYIEHKDNISLALDVCDACGVDINTALEGMKKANPDIGATTFYHIIDKNRDIYFAHSFAANDPESTEFVIKSVKELHPDIEFCGFVLNTRADRMFRSKQLIKMLEVIPFDGLYLIGQETSTVYSYAQKNKLPMKKVHNLGWIHGEKLVNNLDGLDHKNIILIGIGNIGGNGGIIVEYFKVRSMQGDINV, translated from the coding sequence ATGTATATCTTAATTATTGGTTTACTCGCAGTTATCATTTTTTCAGCATTTGAATATTACACACATCTTCGTTACAGGAAGAAAATTCCATTAGTTATCCATATCAATGGCACAAGGGGGAAATCAAGCGTAACACGACTTATTGCAGCCGGACTGAGAGAGGGTGGAAAAAGGACGATTGCCAAAACGACCGGTTCAGCTCCTCGTGTTATTATGGAAGATGGCTCTGAGATTCCAATTCAGCGCCCTCGTGGAGCAAATATTCGTGAACAGGTAAAGATTACAAGATTCGCAGCAAAACGTTCTGCAGATGCCCTTGTGCTCGAATGCATGGCTGTTATGCCCGAATATCAGTGGATAACAGAGCAGATGATGGTGAAAGCAGATATCGGAGTGATTACCAACATCCGCCTCGATCATCTGGATGTCATGGGACCGGGCATCAAAAACGTAACCTATTCAATTTGTAATACAATACCAAAAAACTCCCTTGCATACACCAGTGAGAGAAAGCTCTATCCTCATATGAAACATTTTGCAGACAGAAAAGGAACAAAGCTTGAACTTTCCGATCCTGACGTAGTATCCGATGCTGAGCTTAACGACTTCGCATATATCGAGCATAAGGATAATATCTCACTAGCATTAGATGTATGTGATGCATGTGGAGTAGATATAAATACTGCGTTAGAAGGTATGAAAAAAGCCAATCCCGATATTGGAGCAACAACATTCTATCATATTATCGATAAAAATAGAGATATTTATTTTGCCCATTCCTTTGCAGCCAATGATCCGGAGTCGACTGAATTTGTTATTAAATCTGTAAAAGAGCTTCATCCTGATATCGAGTTTTGCGGTTTCGTACTCAATACACGAGCAGATAGAATGTTTCGCTCAAAACAGCTGATCAAAATGCTCGAAGTAATTCCTTTTGACGGACTGTATCTTATCGGACAGGAAACATCCACTGTATATTCATATGCTCAAAAAAATAAACTTCCTATGAAAAAGGTACATAATCTGGGCTGGATACATGGTGAAAAACTTGTAAATAACCTTGATGGATTAGATCATAAAAACATTATCTTGATCGGTATAGGAAATATCGGCGGAAATGGAGGAATAATAGTGGAATATTTCAAAGTTAGATCTATGCAGGGAGATATAAATGTTTGA
- a CDS encoding tetratricopeptide repeat protein: MKKAIISLCFIFLLPIMLLAKEYDMSSANRAYQEQDYTTAEAEYLKLVEQGVKNYELFFNLGNTYFKLDQPGNARLYYEKALKFRPLDEELNANISILMSRIKDKEEIERSFMETLIRKLFYAFSINVLGIFILIFFILMMALIILLILSRNLILKRVVKILLVVFAVIFFLVTVVEIMRIQDFYANDSAVILGETVIAFSGPSEDFPQVFTVHEGLKVTIERFDNDWILVKLPSGNGGWIRVSEIGII; this comes from the coding sequence ATGAAAAAAGCAATCATAAGTTTATGTTTTATATTTTTATTACCCATCATGCTTCTTGCAAAAGAATATGATATGAGTTCAGCGAATAGAGCATACCAGGAACAGGATTACACCACGGCAGAAGCTGAGTATCTGAAACTCGTTGAGCAAGGTGTTAAAAACTATGAACTTTTCTTTAATCTCGGAAATACCTATTTCAAACTTGATCAACCGGGCAATGCGCGTCTGTATTATGAAAAGGCATTAAAATTCAGGCCACTTGATGAAGAATTGAATGCAAACATCTCCATCCTCATGTCCAGGATCAAGGATAAAGAAGAGATTGAACGTTCGTTCATGGAGACGCTTATTCGAAAGCTCTTTTATGCTTTTTCAATTAACGTTCTTGGGATTTTCATTCTCATATTTTTTATTCTTATGATGGCTTTAATTATACTTCTTATCCTCAGCAGAAATCTGATACTGAAACGAGTTGTAAAGATATTGCTGGTGGTCTTTGCTGTGATTTTCTTTCTTGTAACAGTTGTCGAAATAATGAGGATACAGGATTTTTACGCAAATGATTCAGCAGTAATTCTTGGAGAAACCGTCATTGCATTTAGCGGACCGAGTGAGGATTTCCCGCAGGTTTTTACTGTTCACGAGGGTCTGAAAGTAACGATAGAAAGGTTTGACAACGACTGGATTCTTGTCAAACTGCCGTCAGGTAACGGGGGATGGATCAGGGTTTCTGAAATTGGAATCATTTAG
- a CDS encoding protein BatD produces MNKKFFLISFLLILSTGLCFGQDITVTSYVDKSTISINEMLKLTVEIKSDEQIDAEPEIPQLTGFQIVGQSSSSSTSIEIINNQMSRSVTQSFTYSLRPLKNGTFTIPPIYTKYKNKMYRSNSINVKVVEASSDQLQQQNPKYENNTANVQIFLQATPSTSEVFVGEPFTVKYVLYSNKGLVGLNAEKMPEFAGFVKEETFQTKNITHSLEVINGIRYYAYRISNYTLFPTTANTVTLDNMELLCAYEVPAKSFFDFGTTKRIYIQSNKPTIKVKPLPITGQPLNFSGAVGQYTIKSDISSRLVKTGESVTLTLVIAGSGNIRMFEPPALPNILNIDTFPPEETDELNGPDNIAGQKVVKYILIPEEPGTYTIPAIPFAYFDPQSNTYKSVSTQPITLTVEKGKATPGSLSYIRPQDIDIQGLDINFIITRNNISDYELLVAQWWYWGLIILSLLSIVTALIIKKERDKLLQDKGYYRARISNKQLQKDMQTVQSAMKSDDGAGFFVASENALKNFIANRCNISAGASTIQDISSVLQYNNLSKDTISEIINFLKKTDSARFGGSSYSHMELEEQYSVLLRILQHLARAKFRKKR; encoded by the coding sequence ATGAATAAGAAATTTTTCTTGATATCTTTCCTTCTAATATTGAGTACTGGGCTCTGTTTTGGGCAGGATATTACCGTTACTTCATACGTTGATAAGAGTACCATTTCCATCAATGAGATGTTGAAACTAACGGTTGAGATAAAATCTGATGAACAAATTGACGCAGAACCTGAAATTCCACAACTTACAGGATTTCAGATAGTTGGACAATCATCCTCAAGTTCAACATCAATCGAGATCATCAATAATCAGATGTCGAGATCTGTTACGCAGAGTTTTACTTATTCACTACGACCACTCAAGAACGGAACCTTTACAATCCCTCCGATTTATACAAAATACAAGAACAAGATGTATCGTTCAAACTCGATAAATGTAAAGGTCGTCGAAGCAAGTTCAGATCAGTTACAACAGCAAAATCCGAAATATGAAAATAATACCGCGAATGTTCAAATCTTCCTCCAGGCAACGCCAAGCACATCAGAGGTTTTCGTCGGAGAGCCATTTACTGTGAAATATGTACTTTACAGCAATAAAGGTTTAGTAGGGCTCAATGCTGAAAAAATGCCGGAATTTGCCGGATTCGTAAAAGAAGAAACATTTCAGACAAAAAATATTACACACTCCCTCGAAGTCATAAACGGTATTCGCTACTATGCATATCGAATCAGCAATTATACACTTTTCCCAACAACAGCAAATACGGTTACACTCGACAATATGGAATTACTCTGTGCTTATGAAGTACCTGCAAAAAGCTTCTTTGATTTTGGTACGACTAAAAGAATTTATATTCAATCAAACAAACCTACTATTAAGGTGAAACCTCTGCCTATAACTGGTCAACCTCTGAATTTTTCAGGTGCAGTTGGACAATATACTATCAAATCTGATATCAGTTCACGATTGGTCAAGACGGGTGAGTCGGTGACCTTAACATTGGTGATAGCAGGTTCTGGCAACATTCGAATGTTTGAACCCCCAGCTCTACCCAATATTTTAAATATCGACACATTTCCTCCAGAGGAAACTGATGAACTCAATGGACCCGACAATATTGCTGGGCAGAAAGTAGTCAAATACATACTCATTCCTGAAGAACCGGGCACATATACTATTCCCGCGATTCCTTTCGCATATTTCGACCCTCAATCTAACACCTATAAATCTGTTAGCACACAACCAATTACCCTTACTGTGGAAAAGGGTAAGGCAACTCCCGGTTCCTTATCATATATTCGTCCGCAGGATATCGATATTCAAGGACTGGACATCAATTTCATTATTACCAGGAACAACATTTCAGATTATGAACTTCTTGTCGCACAGTGGTGGTACTGGGGATTGATCATTCTTTCATTATTGAGCATTGTAACCGCATTGATCATCAAAAAAGAACGGGATAAACTTCTACAGGATAAGGGCTATTATAGAGCTCGAATATCGAACAAGCAGCTTCAAAAAGATATGCAAACCGTCCAATCTGCCATGAAATCTGATGATGGTGCTGGCTTCTTTGTAGCATCAGAGAACGCTTTAAAGAATTTTATTGCAAACAGATGCAATATTTCTGCCGGTGCTTCAACAATTCAGGATATCTCATCAGTACTTCAATATAATAACCTTAGTAAAGATACTATTAGCGAGATCATAAACTTCCTCAAAAAAACTGACAGTGCTCGTTTCGGTGGTTCCTCTTACTCTCATATGGAATTAGAGGAACAATATTCTGTCTTGCTACGGATCTTACAACATCTTGCAAGGGCAAAATTCAGGAAAAAAAGATGA
- a CDS encoding tetratricopeptide repeat protein, producing MKKYIITLIIILIVLVQNCFALNYEKVLKNSNAKKAYQKEDYAKAEELFKQSSIEYPEEGKIHYNLANSHYKNEKYDEAIAEYKASLKNEDVDKAKVLYNIGDSYFQKQDYQKAIEYYRDSLIEDPKDQDTKYNYELTRQYLQQQQQQQQQDQDQDQKDQDQEQQQQQQQDQQQEQDKQEEQQQREQQQQQENQEQQQNEQQQQNKPQPSDEEKKQAERILDAMQRAEDENQKERMKKMLQQDRVKKVDKNW from the coding sequence ATGAAAAAATATATTATTACTTTGATTATTATACTGATTGTTCTTGTTCAGAACTGTTTTGCCCTGAACTATGAAAAGGTTTTGAAAAACAGCAATGCAAAAAAGGCATATCAGAAAGAGGATTATGCCAAAGCTGAAGAACTTTTCAAGCAAAGCAGTATCGAATATCCCGAAGAAGGGAAGATACATTATAACCTGGCTAACTCACATTATAAGAATGAAAAATATGATGAGGCAATTGCTGAATACAAAGCAAGCTTGAAGAATGAAGATGTCGATAAGGCAAAGGTTTTATATAACATAGGGGATTCATATTTTCAAAAGCAGGATTACCAGAAAGCAATTGAATATTATCGTGACTCACTTATTGAAGATCCGAAAGATCAGGATACTAAGTATAATTATGAACTGACACGACAGTATCTCCAACAACAACAGCAGCAGCAACAACAGGATCAGGATCAAGACCAGAAAGATCAGGATCAGGAACAGCAACAACAGCAGCAGCAAGATCAACAACAAGAGCAGGATAAACAGGAAGAGCAACAACAGCGGGAGCAACAGCAACAGCAGGAAAATCAGGAACAACAGCAAAACGAACAGCAGCAGCAAAATAAGCCCCAACCATCAGATGAAGAAAAGAAGCAGGCAGAGAGAATACTTGACGCAATGCAGCGCGCTGAAGATGAGAATCAAAAAGAACGTATGAAAAAAATGCTTCAGCAGGATCGTGTAAAAAAAGTAGATAAAAACTGGTAG
- a CDS encoding VWA domain-containing protein — protein sequence MRFGNPEMLLLLVLVPVIILLFYLSARRRKKVFAVFSSEELRNKLITNLSPISRTIKSILWIVIIILLIIAASRPQWGKKLQILEEKGLDIVVAIDVSTSMLAEDLAPNRIQRAKNSFMTFLDMLTGDRVGLVIFSGDAFVQCPITSDYSALKMFASIVDVGLVPEDGTDIANAIEKATTLFTPETQNRVMILITDGENLQGDFKEAVKTARENNIIIYTLGIGTQKGAPIPVINHQTGDKEYLKDKEGNIVLTQLDFSSLSWIAKETDGLFFQVTAGQQEIRDILNDISLLEKEKIAERRYSQYKEQYQFFVIFALLLLLIEFILWDRKLRS from the coding sequence ATGAGATTTGGAAATCCTGAAATGTTACTATTACTGGTTCTTGTACCGGTTATCATCCTCCTTTTCTATCTTTCTGCACGTAGAAGAAAAAAAGTATTCGCCGTATTCAGCAGCGAGGAATTAAGAAATAAACTCATAACCAATCTCTCTCCAATTTCAAGAACTATCAAGAGCATTCTCTGGATCGTGATCATTATTCTTCTAATCATTGCAGCATCTCGTCCACAATGGGGTAAGAAGTTGCAGATACTCGAAGAAAAGGGACTCGATATTGTTGTGGCTATCGATGTTTCAACAAGTATGCTTGCCGAAGATCTTGCACCTAACCGTATTCAACGAGCAAAGAATTCATTCATGACATTCCTTGATATGCTTACAGGAGATAGGGTTGGGCTGGTGATATTTTCCGGTGATGCTTTTGTACAATGTCCTATAACATCAGATTATTCTGCACTTAAGATGTTCGCATCGATCGTGGATGTGGGGCTTGTACCTGAGGATGGAACGGATATTGCCAATGCGATTGAAAAAGCAACAACGCTTTTTACTCCGGAAACTCAGAATCGGGTAATGATTCTTATTACAGATGGGGAAAACCTTCAGGGAGATTTTAAAGAAGCAGTGAAAACTGCAAGAGAGAATAATATCATTATCTATACATTGGGTATTGGAACGCAAAAAGGAGCACCAATTCCAGTTATTAATCATCAGACCGGTGATAAAGAATATCTGAAAGATAAAGAAGGAAATATTGTCTTAACTCAATTAGACTTTTCAAGCTTGAGTTGGATAGCAAAAGAAACGGATGGTTTATTCTTCCAGGTTACAGCAGGACAGCAGGAAATTAGGGATATCCTCAATGATATCAGTCTTCTTGAAAAGGAAAAGATAGCGGAGCGAAGATATTCTCAATATAAAGAACAATATCAGTTTTTTGTTATTTTTGCTTTGCTTCTTCTATTAATTGAATTTATATTATGGGATAGGAAATTAAGGTCATGA
- a CDS encoding VWA domain-containing protein encodes MRIEFLKPSFFWLLLLIPLLVLYEIFIKSRKKPTVLYSNIHLLHAFISGKTQILYYFRYIFHLLIFLACVLALARPVIPERFTRVKGKGVDIILAMDVSTSMRAIDFQPNNRLYVAKEEAKKFIESRPTDRIGLVIFGGESYTQCPLTIDHKILIELLEQIKTGMIEDGTAIGMGIATSINRLRDSTAKSKVIILLTDGRNNSGEIDPITAASLAEDLGIKIYPIGVGKEGVSQIPVDHPVYGRQYVSQQLDIDMETLNKIAEICGTEEASRAQNPEQLTEIMKRIDSMEKTEISEKVHYRYYDMFYYLVYIALLLIVLEILYSRFILKRIP; translated from the coding sequence ATGAGGATTGAGTTTCTTAAACCTTCCTTTTTCTGGTTGCTCCTACTCATACCTTTGCTTGTTTTGTACGAAATATTCATAAAAAGCAGAAAAAAACCAACTGTTCTTTATTCGAACATTCACCTATTGCATGCCTTTATTTCAGGAAAAACACAGATTCTGTACTATTTCCGTTATATCTTTCATCTTCTGATATTTCTGGCTTGTGTATTAGCTCTTGCACGCCCGGTAATCCCTGAACGATTTACACGGGTAAAAGGAAAAGGGGTTGATATCATTCTTGCAATGGATGTATCCACGAGTATGCGAGCAATCGATTTTCAGCCCAATAACAGACTGTATGTTGCAAAAGAAGAGGCAAAGAAATTTATCGAATCACGACCAACAGATAGGATTGGACTGGTCATTTTTGGTGGCGAGAGTTATACACAGTGCCCGTTAACGATCGATCATAAAATTCTTATTGAACTTTTAGAGCAGATTAAAACAGGTATGATAGAGGATGGGACAGCGATCGGAATGGGAATAGCGACTTCAATAAACAGGTTAAGAGATTCTACAGCAAAAAGCAAGGTAATCATTCTCCTGACTGACGGCAGAAATAACTCGGGTGAGATCGATCCTATTACAGCAGCAAGTTTAGCAGAGGATCTCGGTATTAAAATATATCCTATCGGTGTTGGAAAAGAAGGTGTTTCACAAATTCCGGTTGATCATCCGGTTTACGGTAGACAATATGTGTCTCAACAGCTTGATATCGATATGGAAACCTTGAATAAGATTGCAGAAATTTGCGGCACGGAAGAAGCGTCGAGAGCGCAAAATCCCGAACAGCTCACGGAGATCATGAAACGCATAGACAGCATGGAAAAGACAGAAATATCTGAAAAGGTTCATTACAGATATTATGATATGTTCTATTATCTTGTTTACATAGCTCTCCTGCTGATCGTGCTTGAAATTCTTTACTCCAGATTTATCTTGAAGAGGATACCATAA
- a CDS encoding DUF58 domain-containing protein, with amino-acid sequence MIPKEILQQIKRIEISTRSIVNDMFSGEYHSVFKGQGLEFSEVRAYQPGDNVKLIDWNVSARMGHPYIKKFEETRELTVMLMIDISRSGSFGTFHKLKREIAAEVGAILAFSAIKNNDKVGLLLFSDEIEKYISPQKGKNSVLRIVREILYYKPLHYKTGLKNALEYYYKMSKKRSIIFVISDFFDTDYKKTLQIVSQKHDVVAIRILDPKEYDIPEVGFITFQDAETGKEVVINANDKRLRERYEEYIQKTINEFPQLLKKLKIDLIDIRTDTDYIEDIVKFFKERAKRNR; translated from the coding sequence CCGGTGAGTATCATAGCGTTTTTAAAGGACAGGGACTCGAATTCTCCGAAGTGCGAGCTTACCAACCGGGTGATAATGTCAAGCTCATTGACTGGAATGTATCCGCTCGTATGGGACATCCCTACATAAAGAAATTCGAAGAGACCCGCGAACTTACCGTTATGCTCATGATCGATATCAGCAGATCTGGCTCATTTGGAACCTTTCATAAACTCAAGCGTGAAATTGCTGCAGAAGTTGGTGCAATCCTTGCTTTTTCTGCCATCAAAAACAATGACAAAGTTGGACTTCTGCTCTTCTCAGACGAAATAGAAAAATACATTTCTCCGCAAAAAGGAAAAAATTCTGTCTTAAGAATTGTCAGAGAGATCCTTTATTACAAACCCCTGCATTATAAGACCGGTTTGAAGAATGCACTGGAATATTATTATAAAATGTCCAAAAAGCGAAGTATTATTTTTGTGATCTCGGATTTCTTCGATACGGACTATAAGAAAACACTCCAGATCGTTTCTCAAAAGCATGATGTTGTTGCAATCCGCATCCTTGATCCCAAAGAATACGATATTCCCGAGGTTGGATTCATTACATTCCAGGATGCAGAAACAGGCAAAGAGGTTGTAATAAACGCCAATGATAAAAGGCTGCGAGAACGTTATGAAGAATACATCCAAAAAACGATCAATGAGTTTCCACAACTTCTGAAAAAACTCAAGATAGATCTGATCGACATTAGGACAGATACAGATTATATCGAAGACATTGTGAAATTTTTTAAAGAGAGAGCAAAAAGAAATCGATGA